From the genome of Miscanthus floridulus cultivar M001 chromosome 10, ASM1932011v1, whole genome shotgun sequence, one region includes:
- the LOC136490193 gene encoding uncharacterized protein, with translation MGCGPSIPEKYSIRGKGRKRRSIIHEVAVFVPTIRIPVASDIAHPLRGIVSKDLVDRLSTLRAHVVALAEEIYSADVSAVQELQHALEEYLPVVLGLTMKESRLESSVQFRWKTLDDDQECCLASAWYEVLSVVHMMAMLALFEANLLLIPKNSQAGGERKVSEDAKKDVVDSLLRASGCLDYSVHRILAQIPAQVKKSFPSYLQEGMLEAISIQALAQCVEIQLGLASECEKATLSVKRRLACEQVSYFSQAHYCLSGCDTSDSYGKKLLLFLKWKCMEAKAVAYYYHGLVLDKGGEPANHISAVCCLSAADDLLSDSKRACLSFCLANPVTRVPPPWGVMKNMHKKIPDVAYKKFQVYGHLFEQNKNSTLQSVPDLPEFALSLRPEGYELPSTDSIWENVNGQPQIQSLKEHLNDGEDEVDLK, from the exons ATGGGGTGTGGCCCATCAATCCCCGAGAAGTACAGCATACGAGGGAAGGGGCGCAAGCGCCGGAGCATCATACACGAGGTTGCTGTGTTCGTGCCCACCATCCGCATACCGGTGGCTTCTGACATAGCTCATCCGCTCAGGGGAATAGTTTCCAAGGATCTCGTCGATCGCCTCTCCACACTCCGTGCTCATGTCGTCGCGCTGGCTGAAGAAATCT ATTCTGCGGACGTATCAGCTGTTCAAGAACTGCAACATGCGTTAGAGGAGTACTTGCCAGTTGTTCTTGGTTTAACAATGAAAG AGAGCCGTCTTGAATCGTCAGTACAATTCAGATGGAAGACCTTAGACGATGACCAG GAGTGTTGTTTGGCGAGTGCATGGTATGAGGTGCTCTCAGTGGTCCACATGATGGCCATGCttgcattgtttgaggctaatcTATTACTCATTCCAAAGAACAGTCAAGCTGGTGGTGAAAGGAAGGTATCAGAAG ATGCAAAGAAGGATGTTGTCGATTCATTGCTCAGGGCTTCAGGATGCTTAGACTATTCCGTGCATCGCATACTTGCTCAAATACCTGCACAAGTCAA AAAGAGTTTTCCTAGTTACTTGCAGGAGGGTATGCTTGAGGCCATCTCAATTCAGGCATTGGCTCAG TGTGTAGAAATACAGCTTGGCTTGGCTTCTGAATGTGAAAAGGCAACATTGTCAGTAAAGAGGAGGCTAGCCTGTGAGCAAGTCAGTTATTTTTCTCAG GCTCACTATTGTCTGTCGGGATGCGATACAAGTGACTCGTATGGAAAAAAGCTTCTGCTGTTCCTGAAGTGGAAATGCATGGAGGCTAAG GCTGTAGCATATTACTACCATGGTCTCGTACTGGACAAGGGCGGTGAACCGGCCAACCATATCAGCGCAGTCTGCTGCCTCTCTGCAGCTGATGACCTACTTTCAGACAGCAAAAGGGCTTGCTTGAGTTTCTGCCTGGCAAATCCTGTCACAAG GGTACCTCCTCCTTGGGGTGTCATGAAAAACATGCACAAAAAAATTCCAGATGTGGCTTACAAGAAGTTTCAAGTGTATGGGCATCTGTTTGAGCAAAACAAGAATAG CACACTTCAATCGGTTCCTGATCTACCAGAGTTTGCGCTGTCACTGAGACCAGAAGGATATGAGTTGCCAAGCACTGATTCAATCTGGGAGAATGTTAATGGCCAACCTCAGATTCAGAGCCTCAAGGAGCATCTGAACGATGGCGAAGATGAAGTAGATTTAAAATGA